In Pseudomonas sp. MTM4, one genomic interval encodes:
- the pepP gene encoding Xaa-Pro aminopeptidase produces the protein MTRIPKSEYARRRKVLMAEMEPNSIAILPAAPMYIRNRDVEHIYRQDSDFQYLSGFPEPEAVIALIPGREHGEYVLFCRERDPARELWDGLRAGQDGAIAEYGADDAFPIGDIDEILPGLIEGRSRVYYAIGSNQEFDHRLMEWINTIRSKARQGAQPPNEFVALDHLLHDLRLYKSANEVKVMKHAAEISARAHIRAMQASRAGLYEYHLEAELDYEFRKGGAKMPAYGSIVAAGKNACILHYRENDAALKDGDLVLIDAGCEIDCYASDITRTFPVNGRFSPEQKAIYELVLAANEEAFKHIAPGKHWNEAHEATVQVITAGLVELGLLEGDVDELIAAEAYKPFYMHRAGHWLGMDVHDVGDYKVGGEWRVLEPGMAMTVEPGIYIAADNQDVAKKWRGIGVRIEDDVVVTRTGCEILTGGVPKAVAEIEQLMAAAAEVV, from the coding sequence ATGACCCGCATCCCGAAATCGGAATACGCCCGCCGGCGCAAGGTGCTGATGGCGGAGATGGAACCCAACAGCATCGCGATCCTGCCGGCCGCGCCGATGTACATCCGCAACCGCGATGTCGAGCACATCTACCGCCAGGACAGTGATTTTCAGTACCTTTCCGGCTTTCCCGAGCCGGAAGCGGTGATTGCGCTGATTCCCGGTCGCGAGCATGGCGAGTACGTGTTGTTCTGTCGCGAGCGCGACCCGGCTCGCGAGTTGTGGGACGGTTTGCGGGCCGGCCAGGATGGCGCCATCGCCGAATACGGCGCGGACGATGCCTTCCCCATCGGCGATATCGACGAGATTCTGCCGGGCCTGATTGAGGGTCGTTCGCGCGTCTATTACGCCATTGGCAGCAACCAGGAGTTCGATCACCGCTTGATGGAGTGGATCAACACCATCCGTTCCAAGGCTCGCCAGGGTGCACAGCCGCCGAACGAGTTCGTCGCCCTCGATCATCTGTTGCACGACTTGCGTCTGTACAAGTCGGCCAACGAAGTGAAAGTGATGAAGCACGCCGCTGAAATCTCCGCCCGTGCCCATATCCGCGCCATGCAGGCCAGCCGTGCCGGCCTCTACGAATACCACCTGGAAGCGGAGCTGGATTACGAGTTCCGCAAGGGTGGGGCGAAGATGCCAGCGTACGGCTCGATCGTCGCGGCCGGAAAGAACGCCTGCATCCTGCATTATCGCGAGAACGATGCCGCGCTCAAGGATGGCGATCTGGTGCTGATCGATGCCGGCTGCGAAATCGATTGTTACGCCAGCGATATCACCCGGACGTTTCCAGTCAATGGCCGCTTCTCGCCCGAACAGAAGGCCATTTATGAGCTGGTACTGGCCGCCAACGAAGAAGCCTTCAAGCACATCGCGCCCGGCAAGCACTGGAACGAGGCGCACGAGGCGACCGTTCAAGTCATCACCGCCGGGCTGGTCGAGTTGGGGCTGCTGGAAGGTGATGTCGACGAGTTGATTGCTGCCGAAGCCTACAAGCCGTTCTACATGCACCGCGCCGGTCACTGGCTGGGCATGGACGTACACGATGTCGGCGACTACAAGGTCGGTGGCGAGTGGCGCGTGCTCGAGCCCGGCATGGCGATGACCGTCGAGCCTGGCATCTATATCGCCGCCGACAATCAGGACGTGGCGAAGAAATGGCGCGGTATCGGCGTACGCATCGAAGATGATGTGGTGGTGACTCGCACCGGTTGCGAAATCCTCACCGGCGGCGTGCCCAAGGCCGTCGCCGAGATCGAGCAATTGATGGCGGCTGCCGCCGAGGTCGTGTGA
- a CDS encoding YecA family protein: protein MPIQNSPYAAFATLLASSAQSVTPAELHGFLLGRSCAGAGFDSESWLADAAELLGSAPEESVRQALIGLQEMVKGELAGDDIAIVLLLPSDDAPLAERALALGQWCQSFLAGFGLVASDRALSGEAMEVLQDLAAIAQIQDSLDESEDGESDYMEVMEYLRVAPLLLFTECAKPVPPAPKPSLH, encoded by the coding sequence ATGCCCATTCAGAACTCGCCGTACGCTGCTTTCGCCACCTTGCTGGCCAGTAGTGCTCAATCTGTCACACCTGCCGAACTGCACGGCTTTCTGCTCGGGCGCAGCTGCGCCGGGGCTGGTTTCGATTCCGAATCCTGGCTGGCCGATGCCGCCGAGTTGCTCGGCTCCGCTCCCGAAGAATCGGTGCGCCAAGCGCTCATCGGCCTGCAGGAGATGGTCAAGGGCGAGCTCGCCGGTGATGACATCGCTATCGTTTTGCTGTTGCCGTCGGACGATGCGCCGCTCGCCGAGCGCGCGCTTGCCCTGGGCCAGTGGTGCCAGAGTTTCCTGGCTGGCTTCGGCCTGGTCGCCAGTGATCGCGCGCTGAGCGGCGAGGCCATGGAAGTCCTGCAGGATCTGGCCGCTATCGCGCAGATCCAGGATTCGCTGGACGAGTCCGAAGATGGTGAGAGCGATTACATGGAGGTCATGGAATACCTGCGCGTCGCGCCGTTGCTGTTGTTCACCGAGTGCGCCAAGCCAGTGCCGCCGGCACCCAAGCCTTCCCTGCATTGA
- the secB gene encoding protein-export chaperone SecB translates to MTEQANNGAAAGQEEQGAQFSLQRIYVRDLSFEAPKSPEIFRQEWNPSVALDLNTKQKSLENDFHEVVLTLSVTVKTGEEVAFIAEVQQAGIFLIKGLEAQAMSHTLGAFCPNILFPYAREAMDSLVTRGSFPALMLAPVNFDALYAQEMARMQQGGDAPVTAH, encoded by the coding sequence ATGACTGAACAAGCAAACAACGGCGCGGCTGCTGGTCAGGAAGAGCAGGGCGCGCAGTTTTCCCTGCAGCGGATCTATGTCCGTGACCTCTCCTTCGAGGCGCCCAAAAGCCCGGAGATCTTCCGTCAGGAGTGGAATCCGAGCGTTGCGCTGGATCTGAACACCAAGCAGAAGTCGCTCGAAAACGACTTCCATGAGGTTGTGCTGACGCTGTCAGTGACCGTCAAGACCGGTGAGGAAGTGGCCTTCATCGCCGAGGTTCAGCAGGCCGGCATCTTCCTGATCAAGGGCCTCGAAGCCCAGGCCATGAGCCACACCTTGGGCGCCTTCTGCCCGAACATCCTGTTCCCCTATGCCCGCGAAGCAATGGACAGCCTGGTGACGCGTGGCTCGTTCCCGGCGCTGATGTTGGCACCGGTGAACTTCGACGCGCTCTACGCTCAGGAAATGGCTCGCATGCAACAGGGCGGTGACGCTCCGGTTACTGCCCACTGA
- a CDS encoding EVE domain-containing protein gives MPYWLMKSEPDEFSIQDLQQLGTGRWDGVRNYQARNFLRQMAEGDCFFFYHSSCATPGIAGIGSITRAAYPDPTALDAQSPYFDAKANEAKNPWNAVDVGFVECFAATLTLPRLKAVPALAQMPLVQKGSRLSVMPVSESEWQTILAMR, from the coding sequence ATGCCGTACTGGCTGATGAAGTCCGAACCCGATGAGTTTTCAATTCAGGATCTGCAGCAACTAGGGACGGGGCGCTGGGATGGCGTTCGCAACTACCAGGCCCGCAACTTCCTGCGCCAGATGGCCGAAGGTGACTGTTTCTTCTTCTATCACTCGAGTTGCGCAACGCCAGGCATCGCTGGAATCGGCAGCATCACGCGCGCGGCCTACCCAGACCCGACCGCGCTCGACGCGCAAAGCCCTTACTTCGACGCCAAGGCCAACGAGGCGAAGAACCCCTGGAACGCAGTCGATGTCGGCTTCGTCGAATGCTTCGCCGCCACGCTTACGCTGCCTCGGCTGAAGGCGGTACCGGCGCTCGCGCAAATGCCGCTGGTGCAGAAGGGCAGTCGGCTCTCGGTGATGCCCGTCAGCGAGAGCGAGTGGCAAACCATCCTGGCGATGCGCTGA
- a CDS encoding TIGR02449 family protein, which produces MEDADLKLLTAKLEQLIQHIEQLKAQNRLLLHSEQTWREERAHLIEKNEMARVKVEAMISRLKALEQDS; this is translated from the coding sequence ATGGAAGACGCCGACCTGAAATTGCTGACCGCCAAGTTGGAACAGCTGATTCAGCACATCGAGCAACTCAAGGCGCAGAATCGCTTGCTGCTTCACAGCGAGCAGACATGGCGCGAAGAGCGCGCTCATCTGATCGAGAAGAACGAAATGGCGCGGGTGAAGGTCGAAGCGATGATTTCGCGCCTGAAAGCCCTGGAGCAGGACTCATGA
- a CDS encoding NADPH:quinone oxidoreductase family protein encodes MKAVLCKEFGPAENLVIEEAASPQIKKGEVLLDVHAAGVNFPDTLMIEGKYQFKPPFPFSPGGEAAGVVAAVGEKVTHLKVGDRVMGLTGWGSFAEQVAVPGNNVLPIPPEMNFETAAAFSMTYGTSMHALTQRANLQPGETLLVLGASGGVGLAAVEIGKAMGAKVIAAASTAEKLEIAKKAGADELINYTETSLKDRLKELTGGQGVDVIYDPVGGKLFEEAFRSIAWNGRMLVVGFAAGDIPSLPANLPLLKGASLIGVFWGSFAQRQPHDNAANFRQLFAWHAEGKLKPLVSQTFALEQTADAINTLAQRRAVGKLVVKVR; translated from the coding sequence ATGAAAGCTGTCCTGTGCAAAGAGTTCGGCCCGGCCGAAAACCTCGTCATCGAAGAAGCCGCCAGCCCGCAGATCAAAAAAGGCGAGGTACTGCTCGACGTGCATGCCGCCGGCGTCAACTTCCCGGACACGCTGATGATCGAAGGCAAATATCAGTTCAAGCCGCCGTTTCCGTTTTCACCGGGTGGCGAGGCTGCGGGTGTCGTCGCCGCCGTCGGCGAGAAGGTCACCCATCTGAAGGTCGGTGACCGCGTCATGGGCCTGACAGGCTGGGGCAGCTTTGCCGAGCAGGTTGCCGTGCCGGGTAACAACGTATTGCCGATTCCTCCAGAGATGAATTTCGAGACGGCGGCAGCCTTCAGCATGACCTACGGCACCTCGATGCACGCACTGACTCAGCGCGCCAACCTGCAACCCGGAGAGACGCTTCTGGTGCTGGGCGCATCGGGCGGCGTCGGATTGGCGGCTGTGGAGATCGGCAAGGCGATGGGGGCGAAGGTCATCGCCGCCGCTTCCACTGCCGAGAAACTCGAAATCGCAAAAAAGGCAGGCGCCGACGAGCTGATCAATTACACCGAGACCAGCCTCAAGGATCGTCTGAAAGAACTCACCGGCGGCCAGGGCGTGGACGTGATCTACGACCCGGTAGGCGGCAAGCTGTTCGAAGAGGCTTTCCGCAGCATTGCCTGGAACGGCCGCATGCTGGTGGTCGGTTTTGCCGCAGGAGATATCCCCTCGCTGCCAGCGAATCTACCGCTGCTCAAGGGTGCTTCGCTGATAGGCGTGTTCTGGGGCAGCTTCGCGCAGCGCCAGCCGCATGACAACGCGGCCAACTTCCGTCAACTGTTCGCCTGGCATGCCGAAGGCAAGCTCAAGCCTCTGGTCTCGCAGACTTTCGCGCTGGAGCAAACCGCTGACGCGATCAATACCCTGGCCCAGCGCCGAGCTGTTGGCAAACTGGTCGTGAAGGTGCGTTAA
- a CDS encoding murein hydrolase activator EnvC, with product MPRILLAFAFFCLLGSAMADERADARKQIEAARQDVAELQKLLKQIEQEKSTVQKQLQTTESEMGQLEKQVDSLQQEIDRSEAELERLNEEKTTLEGARIEQQRLIGIQARAAYQSGRQEYLKLLLNQQNPEKFSRTLTYYDYLSKARFEQVANFNETLSQLANVEAGIEAQQATLAEQQDGLKERRAQLAEVSKERQLALAKLDRDYSSRDKKLKARKQEQAQLERVLKTIEETLARQAREAEQARQRALALAREEQSRRQQAGSAAPAATGPTVSSAGGNFGGPFASAKGKLPWPVDGRLVARYGTPRGGDARTKWDGVLIGAGLGSQVRAVHGGRVVFADWLRGAGLLVILDHGNGYLTLYGHNQSLLRDAGEIVKAGDPIATVGTSGGQESAALYFAIRQQGRPSDPAQWCRAQG from the coding sequence ATGCCTCGTATTCTTCTCGCATTCGCGTTTTTTTGCCTGCTCGGCTCGGCCATGGCGGACGAGCGCGCCGACGCTCGCAAACAGATCGAAGCGGCCCGCCAGGACGTAGCCGAACTGCAAAAGCTGCTCAAGCAGATCGAGCAGGAGAAATCCACTGTCCAGAAGCAGCTGCAAACCACCGAAAGCGAGATGGGCCAGCTGGAAAAGCAGGTCGACTCGCTGCAACAGGAAATCGACCGCAGCGAAGCGGAGCTGGAACGGCTCAACGAAGAGAAGACCACGCTCGAAGGCGCTCGCATCGAGCAGCAGCGCCTGATTGGCATTCAGGCGCGCGCTGCATATCAGAGCGGTCGTCAGGAATACCTGAAGCTGCTGCTCAACCAACAGAACCCGGAAAAATTCAGCCGCACCCTGACGTATTACGACTACCTCAGCAAAGCTCGTTTCGAGCAGGTCGCCAATTTCAACGAAACACTCAGCCAGCTGGCCAACGTCGAAGCCGGCATCGAGGCGCAGCAGGCGACCCTCGCCGAGCAGCAGGACGGGCTAAAGGAACGACGCGCCCAACTCGCCGAAGTGAGCAAAGAGCGTCAGCTGGCGCTGGCCAAACTCGACCGCGACTATTCCAGCCGTGATAAAAAGCTCAAGGCCCGTAAACAGGAGCAGGCGCAGCTCGAACGCGTACTCAAGACCATCGAGGAAACCCTGGCGCGCCAGGCGCGTGAAGCCGAACAGGCGCGTCAGCGCGCCCTTGCGCTGGCTCGCGAGGAACAATCACGACGCCAGCAGGCCGGGAGCGCCGCTCCGGCAGCAACCGGCCCCACCGTTTCAAGTGCCGGCGGCAATTTTGGCGGACCCTTCGCCAGCGCCAAGGGCAAGCTGCCCTGGCCGGTGGATGGAAGATTGGTCGCTCGCTACGGCACTCCACGCGGCGGCGACGCTCGAACCAAGTGGGACGGCGTGCTGATCGGTGCAGGCCTGGGTAGCCAAGTGCGCGCCGTGCATGGCGGCCGAGTGGTATTTGCCGATTGGCTGCGCGGCGCGGGCCTACTGGTGATTCTGGATCACGGCAACGGCTATCTGACCCTGTACGGTCACAATCAGAGCCTGCTGCGCGACGCCGGAGAAATCGTCAAGGCCGGCGATCCGATCGCCACCGTAGGAACCAGTGGCGGGCAGGAATCTGCCGCACTGTATTTCGCCATTCGTCAACAGGGTCGCCCAAGCGATCCGGCACAATGGTGCCGCGCGCAAGGATAA
- a CDS encoding rhodanese-like domain-containing protein, whose translation MVANLIEFVSNHYVLVSIFLVLLVLLAVTEARKGGKSLSNRELTALVNRDEGVVLDVRAKKEFDAGHIVDSLNIPYEKLVSRVGELEKHKAKTIVVVDAMGQHAGTACRELQKAGFNAAKLSGGISSWRGENLPVVK comes from the coding sequence ATGGTCGCTAACCTGATTGAATTTGTCTCTAACCACTATGTTCTAGTCAGCATCTTTCTGGTGCTGCTGGTTCTCTTAGCTGTCACCGAAGCGCGTAAAGGCGGCAAAAGTCTGAGCAATCGCGAGCTGACCGCTCTGGTCAACCGCGACGAAGGCGTGGTGTTGGACGTGCGCGCTAAGAAGGAGTTCGATGCCGGCCACATCGTCGATTCATTGAACATTCCCTACGAGAAGCTGGTCAGCCGAGTAGGCGAGCTGGAAAAGCACAAGGCCAAGACGATCGTCGTCGTCGATGCCATGGGTCAGCACGCCGGAACGGCCTGCCGTGAGCTGCAGAAGGCAGGCTTCAATGCCGCCAAGCTGTCCGGAGGGATTTCCAGCTGGCGCGGCGAGAATCTGCCAGTGGTCAAGTAA
- the ubiH gene encoding 2-octaprenyl-6-methoxyphenyl hydroxylase translates to MSALAIIGGGLVGASLALALQKGAKARGWTIELIEPFEPGSEYQPSYDARSTALSYGTRLIYQRLGVWEQIAQRAEPITQIQVSDRGRAGAARLDAKTEHVPALGYVVENAWIGHCLWQALDDEVVVRRCPAEVERMQAVVDGFRLTLTDGKQLDCNLAVLADGGRSALREQLGIDIKRTPYGQTALIANVTPGKPHGGNAFERFTDEGPMALLPLQDNRCALVWTRPEQDAARLVALSEAEFLGELQQAFGYRLGGFQQVGARHLYPLELIEAEEQVRSSLVVLGNAAHSLHPIAGQGYNLSLRDTEALAAALLASPARPGDLAVLQAYHRQQRSDQWLTVGFSDRVTQLFGDSGNLSVAGRNLGLLGLDLLPPAKTWFARQAMGLGVRER, encoded by the coding sequence ATGAGCGCGCTGGCGATCATTGGCGGTGGACTGGTCGGTGCCAGCCTGGCGCTGGCGCTGCAGAAAGGTGCGAAGGCGCGTGGCTGGACGATTGAGCTGATCGAGCCGTTCGAACCGGGCAGCGAATATCAGCCGAGCTACGATGCGCGCTCGACTGCGCTGTCCTATGGCACCCGGCTGATCTACCAGCGTCTGGGCGTCTGGGAGCAGATTGCCCAGCGGGCCGAGCCCATCACCCAAATCCAGGTTTCCGATCGCGGCCGCGCTGGCGCTGCCCGGCTCGATGCCAAAACGGAGCATGTACCGGCGCTGGGATACGTCGTGGAAAACGCTTGGATCGGCCATTGCCTGTGGCAGGCGCTGGACGACGAGGTCGTGGTTCGCCGCTGCCCGGCCGAGGTCGAGCGCATGCAAGCGGTGGTCGATGGTTTTCGCCTGACTCTGACCGACGGCAAGCAGCTCGATTGCAACTTGGCCGTGTTGGCCGATGGTGGCCGCTCGGCGTTGCGCGAACAGCTCGGTATCGATATCAAGCGCACGCCCTATGGCCAGACCGCGCTGATCGCCAACGTGACGCCGGGCAAACCCCACGGCGGAAATGCATTCGAGCGCTTTACCGACGAAGGTCCGATGGCGCTGTTACCGCTGCAGGACAATCGCTGCGCGCTGGTCTGGACGCGCCCGGAACAGGACGCGGCACGCCTGGTTGCGCTCTCCGAAGCGGAATTTCTTGGCGAATTGCAGCAGGCGTTCGGCTATCGCCTGGGCGGCTTTCAGCAGGTTGGAGCGCGGCATCTCTACCCACTGGAATTGATCGAGGCCGAGGAGCAGGTTCGCTCCAGTTTGGTCGTATTAGGTAACGCCGCTCACAGCTTGCACCCGATCGCCGGCCAGGGTTACAACCTGTCGCTGCGGGACACCGAGGCGTTGGCGGCCGCGTTGTTGGCTAGCCCGGCACGACCGGGCGATTTGGCAGTGCTGCAGGCTTATCACCGGCAGCAGCGTTCGGATCAGTGGCTGACCGTGGGCTTTTCCGATCGGGTGACCCAGTTGTTCGGTGATTCGGGAAATTTATCCGTTGCCGGGCGCAATCTTGGTCTGCTGGGGCTGGATCTGCTGCCGCCGGCCAAGACGTGGTTCGCGCGGCAGGCAATGGGATTGGGCGTGCGCGAACGCTGA
- the gpmI gene encoding 2,3-bisphosphoglycerate-independent phosphoglycerate mutase yields the protein MPAAPKPLVLMILDGFGHSDSPEFNAIHAANKPVYDRLRATQPHGLISGSGMDVGLPDGQMGNSEVGHMNLGAGRVVYQDFTRVTKSIRDGDFFENPNICAAVDKAVAANKAVHILGLLSDGGVHSHQDHLVAMAELAAKRGAENIYLHAFLDGRDTPPKSAQHSIELLQGTFTRLGKGRIASLIGRYFAMDRDNRWDRVQQAYNLIVEGAAAYRSDYAVDGLIAAYERGESDEFVKATGIGEPVRVEDGDAVVFMNFRADRARELTRCFVEPGFNEFQRVRAPQLAGFVMLTQYAASIPAPSAFAPEALTNVLGEYLANNGKTQLRIAETEKYAHVTFFFSGGREEPFSGEERILIPSPQVATYDLQPEMSAPEVTDRIVDAIENQRHDVIIVNYANGDMVGHTGVFDAAVKAVECLDKCIGRIVEALDKVGGEALITADHGNVEQMEDAMTGQAHTAHTCEPVPFIYYGKRNLTIREGGVLADVAPTMLTLLGLPVPAEMTGRSIVELKD from the coding sequence ATGCCCGCCGCGCCCAAACCTCTCGTATTGATGATTCTCGACGGCTTCGGACATAGCGACAGCCCGGAATTCAACGCTATCCACGCTGCTAACAAGCCCGTCTATGACCGCTTGCGCGCGACGCAGCCGCACGGATTGATCTCTGGCAGCGGCATGGACGTCGGTCTGCCGGACGGCCAGATGGGCAACTCCGAGGTGGGCCACATGAATCTGGGCGCGGGCCGCGTGGTGTATCAGGATTTCACCCGCGTCACCAAATCCATCCGCGATGGCGATTTCTTCGAAAACCCGAACATCTGCGCAGCGGTCGACAAGGCCGTGGCTGCCAACAAGGCGGTGCATATCCTCGGCCTGCTCTCCGACGGCGGCGTCCATAGCCATCAGGATCATCTGGTCGCCATGGCCGAGCTGGCGGCCAAGCGCGGCGCCGAGAATATCTACCTGCACGCGTTCCTCGACGGTCGCGACACCCCGCCAAAAAGCGCACAGCACTCGATCGAACTGTTACAGGGCACCTTCACCCGCCTGGGCAAAGGCCGCATCGCCAGCCTGATTGGCCGCTATTTCGCCATGGATCGGGACAACCGCTGGGATCGCGTCCAGCAGGCCTACAACCTGATCGTCGAGGGCGCCGCGGCTTATCGCTCCGACTACGCGGTGGACGGCCTGATCGCCGCCTACGAGCGCGGCGAAAGCGACGAGTTCGTCAAAGCCACCGGCATCGGCGAGCCGGTACGCGTGGAAGACGGCGATGCCGTGGTGTTCATGAACTTCCGTGCCGACCGGGCCCGCGAACTGACCCGCTGCTTCGTCGAGCCCGGTTTCAACGAGTTCCAGCGTGTCCGAGCCCCGCAGCTGGCCGGTTTCGTCATGCTCACCCAGTACGCCGCAAGCATTCCCGCACCGTCCGCCTTCGCGCCGGAAGCGCTGACCAATGTGCTGGGTGAATACCTGGCGAACAACGGCAAGACCCAGCTGCGCATCGCCGAGACCGAGAAATACGCGCACGTCACCTTCTTCTTCTCCGGCGGCCGCGAAGAACCCTTTTCCGGCGAAGAACGCATTCTCATTCCGTCGCCACAGGTCGCCACCTATGACCTGCAACCGGAAATGAGCGCACCTGAGGTGACCGATCGCATCGTTGATGCCATCGAGAACCAGCGCCACGACGTGATCATCGTCAACTACGCCAACGGCGACATGGTCGGCCATACCGGCGTGTTCGATGCCGCGGTGAAGGCTGTCGAATGTCTGGACAAGTGCATCGGACGCATCGTCGAAGCACTGGACAAGGTGGGCGGCGAGGCGCTGATCACGGCCGATCACGGCAACGTCGAGCAGATGGAAGACGCCATGACCGGCCAGGCTCACACCGCCCACACCTGCGAACCGGTACCGTTCATTTATTACGGCAAGCGCAACCTGACGATCCGCGAAGGCGGCGTGCTCGCCGATGTGGCCCCGACCATGCTGACGCTGCTCGGCCTGCCAGTGCCAGCGGAGATGACCGGGCGCTCGATCGTCGAACTGAAAGACTGA
- the grxC gene encoding glutaredoxin 3, translating into MPKVVIYTTAWCPFCIRAKGLLDRKGVSYEEIAVDGKPALRSEMASKAGRTSVPQIWIGDAHVGGCDELHALERAGRLDAMLQA; encoded by the coding sequence ATGCCTAAAGTCGTCATCTATACCACCGCCTGGTGCCCGTTCTGCATTCGAGCCAAGGGTCTGCTCGATCGCAAGGGCGTCAGTTACGAGGAAATTGCCGTCGACGGCAAACCCGCATTGCGCTCGGAAATGGCAAGCAAGGCCGGACGTACCTCTGTACCGCAGATATGGATAGGCGATGCGCATGTCGGCGGCTGCGATGAACTGCACGCGCTGGAGCGGGCAGGGCGGCTGGATGCGATGCTGCAGGCATGA
- a CDS encoding flagellar basal body-associated protein FliL, translated as MALPALAETSEADADAAAVKTIYYALVPALVGNYGSDGRLKYYKADIALRVSGAEAEAKVKHHEPLIRNQLVTLFSQQTDASLSTVEAKEALRQEALKQVQAVLTQEEGKPLVDDLLFNNLIVQ; from the coding sequence ATGGCGCTGCCGGCGCTTGCGGAAACATCCGAAGCCGACGCCGATGCGGCGGCGGTGAAAACCATTTATTACGCGCTGGTGCCTGCGTTGGTGGGTAACTACGGCTCTGATGGCAGGCTGAAGTATTACAAGGCCGATATTGCGTTGCGCGTCAGCGGCGCTGAGGCGGAAGCCAAGGTCAAGCATCACGAGCCATTGATCCGCAACCAGTTGGTGACGCTGTTTTCGCAGCAGACCGATGCCAGCCTCTCGACGGTCGAGGCCAAGGAGGCCCTTCGGCAGGAAGCGCTCAAGCAGGTGCAGGCGGTCCTCACGCAGGAAGAAGGCAAGCCGCTGGTGGACGATCTGCTGTTCAACAACCTGATCGTTCAATAG
- a CDS encoding 5-formyltetrahydrofolate cyclo-ligase codes for MIVATGLSRPALRRQLRQARRQLSPIQQRQAAKNLYRQLAQHPLFRRARHIALYLPNDGEIDPRALLLEAQRRGKATYLPVLNAWPRTRMAFQRIKPNEHLKPNRFGIAEPGFRPARQRPIWTLDVVLMPLVGFDEHGGRLGMGGGFYDRSLAYRSRRKNGHKPTLLGLAHDCQKVDRLPLARWDVPLQATVTDQGWYAK; via the coding sequence ATGATCGTAGCCACCGGCCTTTCACGCCCGGCGCTGCGACGCCAACTGCGGCAAGCGCGCCGTCAGCTTTCTCCCATCCAACAACGCCAGGCTGCGAAGAATCTCTATCGACAGCTGGCCCAGCACCCACTGTTTCGTCGCGCCCGCCACATCGCGCTTTATTTGCCCAACGACGGCGAAATCGATCCTCGTGCGCTTTTGCTGGAAGCGCAGCGCCGCGGCAAGGCGACTTATCTACCCGTATTGAACGCCTGGCCGCGCACCCGCATGGCCTTCCAGCGCATCAAGCCGAACGAGCATCTGAAGCCGAACCGTTTCGGCATTGCCGAGCCGGGTTTTCGGCCCGCACGGCAGCGACCGATCTGGACGCTCGATGTGGTGCTGATGCCATTGGTGGGATTCGACGAGCACGGCGGTCGCTTGGGGATGGGGGGCGGTTTTTACGATCGCAGCCTGGCGTATCGTAGCAGGCGCAAAAATGGTCACAAACCGACGCTATTGGGGCTCGCCCATGATTGCCAGAAAGTCGACCGACTTCCTCTTGCTCGCTGGGATGTGCCGCTGCAAGCGACAGTGACGGACCAGGGCTGGTATGCGAAGTGA
- a CDS encoding cell division protein ZapA, whose protein sequence is MTQPNTVTVHIMDKEYCISCPPEERSNLEGAAHYLDRKMREIRSSGKVIGADRVAVMAALNITHELLHKHDRLDAEANSAREHVRVLLERVDSALAADPNPSGNR, encoded by the coding sequence ATGACCCAGCCGAACACCGTTACCGTGCACATCATGGACAAGGAATATTGCATTTCCTGCCCGCCCGAAGAACGCAGCAATCTTGAAGGCGCCGCCCACTACCTGGACCGCAAGATGCGTGAAATCCGTAGCAGCGGTAAAGTCATAGGCGCCGACCGCGTCGCCGTAATGGCTGCGCTCAACATCACACACGAGCTGCTTCACAAACACGATCGCCTCGATGCGGAAGCCAATAGTGCGCGTGAGCATGTGCGTGTTTTGCTGGAGCGGGTCGACAGCGCATTGGCCGCCGATCCAAACCCTTCCGGTAACCGATGA